The following proteins are encoded in a genomic region of Xenopus laevis strain J_2021 chromosome 3L, Xenopus_laevis_v10.1, whole genome shotgun sequence:
- the LOC121401421 gene encoding uncharacterized protein LOC121401421 — translation MAAVVDKSNKGENVSMWLLNYIKNHGGPYEIPQECKDSWDLMKIFIADSVFDKKTKESKRKGMVLQGLLSCCLKMAEIVKQKDNDFTEQTDKYETLLKESNEKISELRLHAITTGEALIEKANLCDRLTATNDELSVKIQDIEKELEEHKHAVNIAFDKVGEKSDQLCQNNISKFKEHKQIYPWNELDQASSFPAAPVVTTTVLNTDNSGEVQLISKQLKPQEMDAIVREIGQVPRYDINRFMKWFCELKRVRETYNLNTDDIDRILQRVVGNGLWVRIVHNCGQQRRTRDVFREMLRALYGITLNVSLSGKIKQMKQECPYELCDRIATVMDQLMTGNPGFEHGGLLHRVMLLEALEEDVKEGILSVTPDPIDLKDILLRADNLWRKRSRKESFAVDAARIFRVEGQQNKEYAGFRGPQRGNRAYNSEWQRERGKYEQEKKDRAPRQSWIPFPQLKREHDKLKMEYDTIRAERDLLKQNVSVLEAELSKLRCVSLTTSGVTDQGGGIQHRAINL, via the coding sequence aTGGCTGCAGTTGTTGATAAAAGCAATAAGGGAGAAAATGTCAGCATGtggttattaaattatattaaaaaccaTGGGGGACCATATGAAATCCCACAGGAATGTAAAGATTCATGGGATTTAATGAAAATTTTTATAGCTGACAGTGTTTTTGATAAGAAAACTAAGGAATCAAAACGTAAAGGAATGGTCCTTCAGGGATTATTGTCCTGTTgtttaaaaatggcagaaattgttaaacaaaaggaTAATGATTTTACAGAACAGACTGACAAGTATGAAACTTTGCTGAAAGAGTCAAATGAAAAGATTTCTGAGTTAAGATTGCATGCCATTACTACTGGTGAAGCGTTAATTGAAAAGGCCAATCTGTGTGACCGTTTAACAGCAACAAATGATGAATTGTCAGTGAAAATACAGGATATAGAGAAGGAGCTGGAGGAACACAAACATGCAGTAAATATTGCTTTTGATAAAGTTGGTGAAAAATCTGATCAACTTTGTCAAAACAATATTTCCAAATTTAAAGAGCACAAACAAATTTATCCATGGAATGAATTGGATCAAGCATctagtttcccagcagcccctgttgTCACTACCACTGTATTAAACACTGACAATTCAGGTGAGGTACAGCTCATATCAAAGCAATTAAAGCCTCAGGAGATGGATGCTATTGTTAGAGAGATTGGGCAGGTACCACGATATGACATAAATAGATTCATGAAATGGTTCTGTGAATTAAAAAGGGTTAGAGAAACATATAACCTGAATACGGACGATATAGATAGAATCTTACAAAGAGTTGTTGGAAATGGTTTGTGGGTTAGGATTGTACATAACTGTGGACAGCAACGAAGGACAAGGGATGTTTTTAGAGAAATGCTGAGAGCGTTGTATGGCATTACTTTAAATGTGTCATTGTCTGGTAAGATTAAACAGATGAAACAGGAATGTCCATATGAACTATGTGATAGGATAGCCACAGTGATGGATCAATTGATGACTGGTAATCCAGGATTTGAACATGGTGGCTTACTCCATAGAGTGATGTTGTTGGAAGCTTTAGAAGAGGATGTCAAGGAAGGTATATTGTCTGTAACACCTGACCCTATAGATTTAAAGGATATATTGTTAAGGGCAGATAATTTGTGGAGGAAAAGGAGTAGAAAGGAAAGTTTTGCAGTTGATGCCGCTAGAATCTTTAGGGTAGAAGGACAACAAAATAAAGAGTATGCTGGTTTTAGAGGGCCTCAGCGAGGGAATAGAGCTTACAATTCAGAATGGCAGAGAGAAAGAgggaaatatgaacaggagaagaAAGATAGGGCTCCTAGACAATCCTGGATACCCTTTCCCCAACTGAAAAGAGAGCATGACAAGCTTAAAATGGAATATGATACCATAAGGGCTGAGAGAGATCTCTTGAAACAAAACGTTTCTGTGCTGGAGGCAGAATTGTCCAAATTAAGGTGTGTTTCTCTTACAACTTCTGGTGTTACAGACCAAGGGGGAGGTATTCAACACAGAGCTATAAACCTGTGA